The Enterobacter asburiae genome window below encodes:
- a CDS encoding carboxymuconolactone decarboxylase family protein: protein MSTRVNHHKVTPALANALSALSMEVAKTSIDPTLKHLIDIRVSQLNGCTFCLDMHSKEAKIAGERELRLYHLAAWRESPLFSAREKAALAFTEALTQIGVHGVSDALYRSVSEHFSDVEISELNFAIVAINAWNRLGITSRMAPGSLDAAYGLNKANLE from the coding sequence ATGAGCACTCGCGTTAACCACCATAAAGTTACACCTGCCCTCGCCAACGCCCTTTCCGCCCTGAGCATGGAAGTGGCAAAAACCTCCATCGACCCGACGTTGAAGCACCTGATCGACATTCGCGTGTCGCAGCTGAACGGCTGTACCTTCTGCCTGGATATGCACTCGAAAGAGGCCAAAATCGCCGGCGAGCGCGAGCTGCGCCTGTACCATCTGGCGGCCTGGCGCGAGTCCCCGCTGTTCAGCGCCCGCGAGAAAGCCGCGCTGGCCTTCACCGAAGCGCTGACCCAGATTGGCGTTCACGGCGTGAGCGACGCGCTGTACCGCAGCGTGTCGGAGCACTTCTCGGACGTGGAGATTTCAGAGCTGAACTTCGCCATTGTGGCGATCAACGCCTGGAACCGTCTGGGGATCACCTCCCGCATGGCGCCCGGCTCGCTGGACGCGGCTTACGGGCTGAATAAGGCTAACCTGGAATAA
- the pdxR gene encoding MocR-like pyridoxine biosynthesis transcription factor PdxR encodes MKPGYHEIYSRYRDNITRGVLKPGDKVPAIRMLAEELKVARKTVETAYAILTGEGYLVSQGARGTRVNPDLLLPDKSAPAEQPTGALPASLISQRERAGFLRPGIPALDSFPYKKWLLLAGHATRAMRQEEMLNPPVLGWYPLRQAIASYLNISRGLSCSAEQVLITSGYSGSLRLILDTLASRSDKVVFEDPGYFMGQQLLKRIVPRLHTVPVDRSGIDTEYLLRHHRDARFAIVTPSHQSPLVVTLSLPRKQQLLDWASQNEAWIIEDDYDGEFHYTRKVLPSLKSLDQHDRVIFMGTFSKTIMPSLRMGYVVMPASTVGAFTDCADITTSGQPVLTQKILTAFLNEGHFFRHLKKMRALYQTRRDWMIAALREVYGDLFFTEQNDGGMHIVAFLTRGSGDREVARCWQEQQLQVNALSEWYRGSGKRYGLVMGYNNVRSYQEALDLLERPKRQTLALLS; translated from the coding sequence ATGAAGCCGGGCTATCACGAGATTTATTCCCGCTATCGCGACAATATCACGCGCGGCGTGCTGAAGCCGGGCGATAAGGTGCCCGCCATCCGCATGCTGGCGGAAGAGCTGAAGGTGGCGCGTAAAACCGTCGAAACGGCGTACGCCATTCTGACGGGGGAAGGGTATCTGGTGAGCCAGGGCGCGCGCGGCACGCGGGTCAACCCGGATCTGCTGTTGCCGGATAAGAGTGCCCCTGCGGAACAGCCTACCGGTGCGCTTCCGGCATCGCTCATCAGCCAGCGCGAGCGGGCGGGGTTTCTGCGCCCCGGCATCCCGGCCCTCGACAGCTTTCCGTATAAAAAATGGCTGCTGCTGGCGGGCCATGCGACGCGCGCCATGCGTCAGGAGGAGATGCTCAACCCACCGGTGCTGGGCTGGTACCCGCTGCGCCAGGCCATCGCCAGCTATCTCAATATCTCACGCGGGCTGTCCTGCAGCGCCGAACAGGTGCTGATCACCAGCGGCTACAGCGGCAGCCTGCGGCTGATCCTCGACACCCTTGCCAGCCGCAGCGACAAGGTGGTGTTTGAAGATCCGGGCTATTTCATGGGCCAGCAGCTGCTCAAGCGGATCGTGCCGCGCCTGCACACGGTGCCGGTCGACCGTTCAGGTATCGACACGGAATACCTGCTCCGTCACCATCGCGACGCCCGTTTTGCCATCGTCACCCCGTCGCACCAGAGCCCGCTGGTGGTCACCCTCTCGCTGCCGCGCAAGCAGCAGCTGCTCGACTGGGCCAGCCAGAACGAGGCGTGGATCATTGAAGACGATTACGACGGGGAGTTTCACTACACCCGCAAAGTGCTGCCGTCGCTGAAAAGTCTCGACCAGCATGACCGGGTGATTTTTATGGGCACCTTCAGTAAAACCATCATGCCGTCGCTGCGCATGGGCTACGTGGTAATGCCCGCCAGCACCGTCGGGGCCTTTACCGACTGCGCGGACATTACCACCAGCGGCCAGCCGGTGCTGACGCAAAAGATCCTCACCGCGTTTCTCAACGAAGGGCATTTTTTCCGTCACCTGAAAAAGATGCGCGCGCTGTATCAGACCCGCCGCGACTGGATGATTGCCGCCCTGCGCGAGGTGTATGGCGATCTGTTTTTCACCGAGCAAAACGACGGCGGGATGCATATCGTGGCGTTTCTGACCAGAGGAAGCGGTGACCGGGAAGTGGCGCGCTGCTGGCAGGAACAGCAGCTGCAGGTGAATGCGCTTTCAGAGTGGTATCGCGGGTCGGGTAAACGCTACGGGCTGGTGATGGGCTATAACAACGTGCGGTCGTATCAGGAGGCGCTGGATTTACTGGAAAGGCCGAAGCGGCAGACGCTTGCGCTGTTGAGCTGA
- a CDS encoding DUF1127 domain-containing protein — MEFYENRSKRPFVVFVWIGKTICNWYRINRTRRILSQMSDEQLKDVGLSRYDV; from the coding sequence ATGGAATTCTATGAGAATCGTTCAAAACGTCCGTTCGTTGTGTTTGTCTGGATCGGCAAAACGATCTGCAACTGGTATCGCATCAACCGTACCCGCCGCATCCTGAGCCAGATGAGCGACGAGCAGCTCAAGGACGTTGGGCTGTCGCGGTATGATGTGTGA
- a CDS encoding aminotransferase-like domain-containing protein: protein MTRYQHLANLLAERIEQGLYRSGERLPSVRTLSQEHGVSISTIQQAYQILENLQLITPQPRSGYFVSQRKAQPPVPAMTRPVQRPVDVTQWDEVMMLLDARADKEMISFGGGSPDINQPSLKPLWREMSRIAQHNPGEMLSYDVLDGRLELREQIARLMLDGGSTVAANEIVITNGCHGALSIALLSVCKPGDIVAVESPSFHGTMQMLRGFDIKAIEIPTDPETGISIEALELALEQWPIKAVILVPNCNNPLGFIMPEARKKQVLALAQRHDIVIVEDDIYGELAAEYPRPRTIHSMDIDGRVILCSSFTKTVAPGLRVGWIVPGRYYDRVMHMKYAAGGFNVPGTQMAVAAFIRDGHYHRHVRRMRQIYQQNMETYTCWVRQYFPAEICVTRPQGSFLLWIELPEKVDMVCVSKQLCRLKIQAAAGSLFSASGKYRNCLRINVALPPTEKNREALKKMGEAIVIAMEEG from the coding sequence ATGACGCGCTATCAACATCTCGCCAACCTTCTGGCAGAACGCATTGAACAAGGGCTGTATCGCAGCGGCGAACGTCTGCCGTCGGTGCGCACGCTGAGCCAGGAGCACGGCGTGAGCATCAGCACCATACAGCAGGCCTATCAGATCCTCGAAAACCTCCAGCTGATCACCCCTCAGCCGCGCTCCGGCTATTTTGTCTCGCAGCGCAAGGCCCAGCCGCCGGTTCCGGCCATGACGCGACCGGTGCAGCGCCCCGTGGACGTCACCCAGTGGGATGAGGTGATGATGCTGCTGGACGCCCGCGCCGACAAAGAGATGATCTCCTTTGGCGGCGGCTCGCCGGATATTAACCAGCCGAGCCTGAAGCCCCTGTGGCGCGAGATGAGCCGCATCGCGCAGCATAATCCGGGCGAAATGCTGAGCTATGACGTGCTTGACGGGCGCCTGGAGCTGCGCGAGCAGATCGCCCGCCTGATGCTGGACGGCGGCTCGACCGTGGCGGCGAACGAGATTGTCATCACCAACGGCTGCCACGGCGCGCTGTCGATCGCCCTGCTCTCGGTGTGCAAGCCGGGAGATATCGTGGCGGTAGAATCGCCGTCGTTTCACGGCACCATGCAGATGCTGCGCGGGTTTGACATCAAGGCGATTGAAATTCCCACCGATCCCGAGACCGGGATCAGCATCGAGGCGTTAGAGCTGGCGCTGGAGCAGTGGCCGATCAAGGCGGTGATCCTGGTGCCCAACTGCAATAACCCGCTCGGGTTTATCATGCCGGAAGCGCGAAAAAAGCAGGTGTTAGCCCTGGCCCAGCGGCACGATATCGTGATCGTGGAGGATGACATTTACGGCGAGCTGGCGGCGGAGTACCCGCGTCCGCGCACCATTCATTCGATGGATATCGACGGCCGCGTGATCCTCTGCAGTTCGTTTACCAAAACCGTGGCGCCGGGCCTGCGCGTCGGCTGGATTGTGCCGGGGCGCTATTACGACCGGGTGATGCACATGAAATACGCCGCGGGCGGGTTTAACGTGCCGGGCACGCAGATGGCGGTGGCGGCGTTTATTCGCGACGGCCATTACCATCGCCACGTGCGCCGTATGCGTCAGATTTATCAGCAGAATATGGAAACCTACACCTGCTGGGTGCGGCAGTATTTTCCGGCAGAGATTTGCGTCACGCGCCCGCAGGGCAGCTTCCTGCTGTGGATTGAGCTGCCGGAGAAGGTCGACATGGTGTGCGTCAGCAAGCAGCTGTGTCGGCTGAAGATCCAGGCCGCGGCCGGATCGCTGTTTTCCGCCTCCGGGAAGTACCGCAACTGTCTGCGGATCAACGTGGCGCTTCCGCCGACGGAGAAGAATCGCGAGGCGTTGAAGAAGATGGGTGAAGCGATTGTTATTGCGATGGAGGAGGGCTAG
- a CDS encoding ribosomal protein uL16 3-hydroxylase, translating into MAYQLNLNWPEFLEKYWQKQPVVLKNAFPNFVDPITPDELAGLAMEPEVDSRLVSHFNGKWQASNGPFEHFDDLGETGWSLLAQAVNHWHMPAAELVRPFRVLPDWRLDDLMISFSVPGGGVGPHIDQYDVFIIQGMGSRRWRVGDKLPMRQFCPHPALLHVDPFEPIIDEDLAPGDILYIPPGFPHDGFTHETALNYSVGFRGPNGRDLISSFADYALENDLGGEHYSDPDLTCREHPGRVEQYELDRIRQMMFDMISKPDDFTKWFGSFVSTPRHELDIAAAEPPYAPEEVLDALQGGETLSRLSGLRVLNVNGSFFINSEQLETVDAKAADALCRYTELGQAELGDALNNPAFVEELTGLINQGYWYFDE; encoded by the coding sequence ATGGCGTATCAACTGAACCTGAATTGGCCGGAATTTCTTGAGAAATACTGGCAAAAACAACCCGTAGTGCTGAAAAATGCCTTCCCGAATTTTGTCGACCCGATTACCCCGGACGAGCTGGCAGGGCTGGCGATGGAGCCGGAAGTCGATAGCCGTCTGGTGAGCCATTTCAACGGCAAATGGCAGGCCAGCAATGGTCCGTTTGAGCACTTTGACGATCTGGGCGAAACCGGCTGGTCGCTGCTGGCGCAGGCGGTGAACCACTGGCATATGCCTGCCGCGGAGCTGGTGCGTCCGTTCCGCGTCCTGCCGGACTGGCGTCTGGACGACCTGATGATCTCCTTCTCCGTGCCGGGCGGCGGCGTGGGTCCGCATATCGATCAGTACGACGTGTTTATCATTCAGGGGATGGGCAGCCGCCGCTGGCGCGTGGGCGACAAGCTGCCGATGCGTCAGTTCTGCCCGCATCCGGCGCTGCTGCACGTCGATCCGTTCGAGCCGATCATCGACGAAGATCTGGCACCGGGCGATATCCTCTACATCCCGCCTGGATTCCCGCACGACGGCTTTACCCATGAGACCGCGCTCAACTACTCCGTCGGCTTCCGCGGGCCGAACGGTCGCGATCTGATCAGCAGCTTCGCCGATTACGCGCTGGAAAACGATCTGGGCGGCGAGCACTACAGCGATCCGGATCTGACCTGTCGCGAACATCCGGGCCGCGTGGAGCAGTACGAACTCGATCGCATTCGCCAGATGATGTTCGACATGATTAGCAAGCCGGATGATTTCACAAAATGGTTCGGCAGCTTTGTCTCGACGCCGCGCCACGAGCTGGATATCGCCGCCGCCGAGCCGCCGTACGCGCCGGAAGAGGTGCTGGACGCGCTGCAGGGCGGCGAAACGCTGTCCCGCCTGAGCGGCCTGCGCGTGCTGAACGTCAACGGCAGCTTCTTTATCAACAGCGAACAGCTGGAGACGGTAGACGCGAAGGCGGCGGATGCGCTGTGCCGCTACACCGAACTCGGTCAGGCCGAGCTGGGCGATGCGCTGAATAACCCGGCGTTTGTTGAAGAGCTTACCGGGCTGATTAACCAGGGATACTGGTACTTCGACGAATAG
- a CDS encoding ATP-dependent Clp protease proteolytic subunit — MHYTLKESDKEKAEGSNGAGALQQKLLESRSIVISGEINQELAQKVITQMILLQSVSNDPIKLYINSQGGHVEAGDTIHDFIKFIRPEVHVIGTGWVASAGITIFLAAKKEHRYSLPNTRFMIHQPLGGVRGQATDIEIEAREIIRMLDRVNKLIADATGQPLEKVKKDTDRNFWMSPAEALDYGIVGKLITHYDELKLD; from the coding sequence ATGCACTACACACTGAAAGAAAGCGACAAGGAAAAGGCGGAAGGGTCAAACGGCGCGGGCGCTCTGCAGCAAAAACTGCTGGAGTCCCGTTCGATTGTGATCTCCGGTGAGATCAACCAGGAGCTGGCGCAGAAGGTTATCACCCAGATGATCCTGCTGCAAAGCGTCAGCAACGATCCGATCAAGCTGTACATCAACAGCCAGGGCGGCCACGTGGAAGCGGGCGATACCATCCACGACTTCATCAAATTCATCCGCCCGGAAGTGCACGTCATCGGCACCGGCTGGGTGGCGAGCGCCGGGATCACCATCTTCCTGGCGGCGAAAAAAGAGCACCGCTACTCGCTGCCAAATACCCGCTTTATGATCCACCAGCCGCTGGGCGGCGTGCGCGGTCAGGCGACGGATATTGAGATCGAAGCGCGCGAGATCATCCGCATGCTGGATCGCGTGAACAAGCTGATCGCCGACGCCACCGGCCAGCCGCTGGAAAAAGTGAAAAAAGACACCGATCGCAACTTCTGGATGTCTCCGGCAGAAGCGCTGGACTACGGCATCGTGGGTAAACTGATTACCCATTATGACGAGCTGAAGCTGGATTAA
- a CDS encoding VOC family protein — translation MNIAHVALWTRSLNAQVQFWETVFNGRSNERYVSKNRPGFESHFITLDDGPTIELMTLPDLPDAPAHPEFIGWAHIAINVGSKAQVDRMAERAQANGTLLSAPRMTGDGFYEAVIADPDGNRIELVGA, via the coding sequence ATGAATATTGCCCATGTCGCACTCTGGACCCGCAGCCTGAACGCCCAGGTTCAGTTCTGGGAAACGGTTTTTAATGGCCGCAGTAACGAACGCTACGTCAGTAAAAACCGTCCCGGTTTCGAATCACACTTTATTACGCTGGATGACGGGCCGACCATCGAGCTGATGACGCTGCCGGATCTGCCCGACGCCCCTGCGCACCCGGAGTTTATCGGCTGGGCGCATATCGCCATCAACGTCGGCAGCAAAGCGCAGGTCGACAGGATGGCCGAGCGGGCGCAGGCAAACGGCACGCTGCTCAGCGCCCCGCGCATGACCGGGGACGGCTTCTATGAAGCGGTAATTGCGGATCCGGACGGCAACCGCATCGAGCTTGTGGGTGCATAA
- a CDS encoding response regulator transcription factor — MEHIVYVVDDDDAVRQSVIGLLDSADLNAVGFSSAEAFLQHRFEELPSCVVLDMQMPAISGFEVADALKDSGREIPIIFLTGHGTIPMSVRAIKGGAYEFLTKPVESTALIDAIESALELAEHNAVRNKEHYALKQRHMSLTPREHEVLTLAISGMLNKQIAAELGVSEITVKVHRRRVMEKMQVRSVAELVRAVERLTNSQPAE, encoded by the coding sequence ATGGAACACATTGTGTATGTGGTTGATGACGATGACGCGGTCAGACAGTCCGTGATCGGGCTGCTGGATTCGGCGGACCTGAACGCCGTCGGCTTTTCATCGGCAGAAGCGTTTCTTCAACACCGCTTTGAAGAGCTCCCGTCGTGCGTGGTCCTCGATATGCAAATGCCCGCCATCTCGGGCTTTGAGGTGGCTGACGCCCTAAAGGACAGCGGGCGCGAGATCCCGATTATCTTTCTTACCGGCCACGGCACTATCCCGATGTCGGTGCGCGCCATTAAAGGCGGCGCGTACGAATTTCTCACCAAGCCCGTCGAATCCACCGCGCTTATCGACGCCATCGAGTCCGCGCTTGAGCTGGCGGAACACAACGCCGTGCGCAATAAAGAGCACTACGCCCTGAAGCAGCGCCACATGTCCCTCACCCCGCGCGAACACGAGGTGCTGACGCTGGCGATAAGCGGCATGCTGAACAAGCAGATTGCCGCCGAGCTGGGCGTCAGCGAGATCACGGTGAAGGTGCACCGTCGCCGCGTGATGGAGAAAATGCAGGTGCGCTCCGTGGCGGAGCTGGTCAGGGCCGTTGAGCGCCTGACCAATAGCCAGCCCGCGGAGTAA